A part of Clarias gariepinus isolate MV-2021 ecotype Netherlands chromosome 14, CGAR_prim_01v2, whole genome shotgun sequence genomic DNA contains:
- the grin2cb gene encoding glutamate receptor ionotropic, NMDA 2C codes for MAIHQGCLSLSLQLLLLLTAMPHYQTRPFFGPPTVNVAVVFSSSGHQGEIKGRLSRENFLDLPLDVNPITVLVNDTSPSALLTRLCQTMAAESLHGVVFEDNVESEAVAQILDFLSSQTSIPIIGINGGSALVIPDKAEGSTFLQMGASIEQQVNTMFKVMEEYNWDSFVVITSHYPGYENFVDYIRFFTDSSYFLWELQDVLSFEMSVGANDIRSRRLLQQVDAQVYLVYCSHEEAQYLFRMASDVGLLGPGYIWVIPSLAVGNPEAAPPDSFPIGVIGIISDHWRKTLRQRVREGVAVVVQGVYSFHKHKGIVPEAHSQCNSSAKSYDHYSLFRHMLNVTWEHRDLSFNAHGYLANPSMVIIALDRERLWDKVGSYEAGILHMRYPVWPRYSSFLEPVSDNRHLTVATLEERPFVIVESVDPSTGTCVRNTVPCRRQANRTEVGIGHSEPYTKLCCKGFCIDILKKLSRTIKFSYDLYLVTNGKHGKLVRGIWNGMIGEVFYKRADMAIGSLTINEERSEIIDFSVPFVETGISVMVARSNGTVSPSAFLEPYSPAVWVMMFVMCLTVVAVTVFIFEYFSPVGYNRSLVNAKEPGGPTFTIGKSVWLLWGIVFNNSVPIENPKGTTSKIMVLVWAFFAVIFLASYTANLAAFMIQEQYIDTVSGLSDKKFQKPQEHYPPFRFGTVPNGSTERNIRSNYPDMHSHMTKYNQKGVEEALNSLKTGKLDAFIYDAAVLNYMAGKDEGCKLVTIGSGKVFATTGYGIALQKDSRWKRPIDLALLQFLGDGDTQRLETVWLSGICQNEKNEVMSSKLDIDNMAGVFYMLLVAMGLSLLVFAWEHLLYWKIRHCVHKSDRLDFLLAISRGIYSCFNGVEDMGKSGNLQNLDITANYAQANMLKMLQTAKDIVSSAKVENSLDKATKTIENWSRKGGSLPARIPQVTTTETLPGHLSYVINIPENHSSLVQRSLTPQFTQHYDENSSPPHGSTQRLISQPNPLHYTIPSRSSGLYNGLLPMSSISTPHLATYDLHSQTSAKTAPRFISHKDLQAPDIFAEHQEPYHTILGHRYKKRSQSCLEESVDLRGLHDNKSHNACSAEANHLAHDVHPSSMESPYRPGDIPCNSCIRTYAGPGLDGMPLIGKRKIHRRPSFLKATWGPGRVRFPNERPFDPASCRVDMPDLFPFTEAYGRGRNNKYHPLPVEHIYLHSYRRHQRKGQKLRHSQSTYLPSYREAVHHDAIGMRRASSFVHRQYSYPDIPAYQSPLPYGPAELCNIFPCIGHPSDTGYRGYRAPVHLQDGHLLPVPGSRVLYRVGSPGVPMTWRRISSLESEV; via the exons ATGGCCATTCACCAGGGGTGTTTGAGTCTCTCTCTCCAGCTCCTCCTGTTGCTTACTGCCATGCCACACTACCAGACTCGTCCTTTCTTTGGCCCACCTACAGTTAACGTGGCAGTAGTGTTCAGCAGCTCTGGCCACCAGGGTGAAATAAAGGGCCGTCTGAGCCGTGAGAACTTCCTGGACCTGCCACTGGATGTAAACCCCATCACTGTGCTAGTAAATGACACAAGCCCTAGTGCGCTGCTTACACGCCTCTGCCAGACCATGGCTGCTGAAAGCCTCCATGGTGTGGTGTTCGAGGATAATGTTGAGTCAGAGGCTGTAGCTCAGATCCTAGACTTTCTCTCCTCCCAGACTTCTATACCCATTATTGGCATCAATGGAGGCTCGGCCTTAGTTATCCCTGACAAG GCTGAAGGTTCGACTTTCCTCCAGATGGGAGCTTCCATTGAGCAGCAAGTAAATACGATGTTTAAAGTAATGGAGGAATACAATTGGGACAGCTTTGTGGTGATCACCAGTCATTATCCAGGCTATGAAAACTTTGTGGACTACATCCGCTTTTTCACCGACTCCAGCTACTTTCTTTGGGAGTTACAAGACGTGCTGAGCTTTGAGATGTCAGTGGGAGCCAATGACATTCGCTCACGCCGACTGCTACAACAGGTGGATGCTCAGGTGTATCTGGTGTACTGCTCACATGAGGAGGCTCAGTACCTCTTCAGGATGGCATCAGATGTTGGACTCTTGGGACCCGGGTACATTTGGGTCATTCCCAGCCTGGCAGTAGGAAACCCAGAGGCTGCACCTCCAGATAGTTTTCCGATTGGGGTCATCGGCATTATTTCAGACCACTGGCGGAAAACTCTGCGCCAAAGAGTGAGGGAAGGTGTTGCTGTTGTGGTGCAGGGGGTGTATAGTTTCCACAAGCATAAGGGGATTGTACCAGAAGCTCACAGTCAGTGCAACAGTTCAGCAAAATCATATGACCACTATTCACTTTTTAG ACATATGCTAAATGTGACATGGGAGCACAGAGATTTGTCCTTCAATGCACATGGCTATCTTGCAAATCCCTCCATGGTGATCATTGCGTTGGACCGAGAAAGACTCTGGGACAAG GTAGGGAGCTACGAGGCAGGAATTTTGCACATGCGCTACCCTGTTTGGCCTCGGTATAGCAGCTTCTTGGAGCCTGTGTCTGATAACCGACACCTGACAGTGGCCACACTGGAGGAGAGACCCTTTGTCATTGTGGAAAGTGTTGATCCAAGCACAGGGACATGTGTAAGAAACACCGTGCCATGCCGTCGCCAGGCTAACAGGACTGAAGT TGGTATTGGTCATTCAGAGCCATACACCAAACTGTGCTGCAAAGGCTTCTGCATCGACATTCTCAAAAAGCTCTCGCGCACCATCAAGTTCTCCTATGATCTCTACTTGGTCACCAACGGAAAACATGGAAAGCTGGTCCGAGGCATCTGGAATGGGATGATAGGCGAG GTCTTCTACAAGCGTGCAGATATGGCTATTGGCTCACTCACTATTAATGAGGAGCGCTCGGAGATCATTGACTTTTCAGTGCCATTTGTGGAGACTGGGATTAGTGTCATGGTAGCTAGGAGCAATGGCACTGTCTCCCCATCTGCTTTTCTAG AGCCTTACAGTCCAGCAGTCTGGGTCATGATGTTTGTTATGTGCCTAACTGTTGTGGCTGTAACAGTGTTCATCTTTGAGTATTTTAGTCCTGTTGGATACAACCGAAGCCTAGTCAATGCCAAAG AACCTGGAGGACCCACGTTCACTATTGGGAAGTCAGTTTGGCTCCTATGGGGAATTGTCTTTAATAACTCTGTCCCTATAGAAAATCCTAAAGGAACAACCAGCAAGATTATGGTGCTAGTTTGGGCTTTCTTTGCTGTCATCTTTCTAGCAAGCTACACTGCAAATTTAGCTGCCTTCATGATTCAAGAACAGTATATTGACACTGTGTCTGGGCTCAGTGACAAAAAG TTTCAGAAGCCCCAGGAGCATTACCCCCCGTTCCGCTTCGGCACGGTCCCAAATGGCAGCACTGAAAGAAATATTCGCAGCAATTATCCAGACATGCACAGCCACATGACCAAATACAACCAGAAGGGAGTGGAAGAGGCACTCAACAGTCTCAAAACAgg GAAGTTGGATGCCTTTATATATGATGCTGCAGTGCTTAATTACATGGCTGGCAAGGACGAGGGCTGCAAGCTGGTGACCATTGGCAGTGGGAAGGTGTTTGCTACAACAGGGTATGGCATTGCTCTGCAGAAGGACTCCCGCTGGAAACGCCCCATAGACCTGGCACTCCTCCAGTTCCTGGGAGATG GGGACACACAGAGGCTGGAAACTGTATGGCTGTCTGGTATATGTCAGAATGAGAAGAATGAGGTGATGAGTTCCAAGTTGGACATAGACAACATGGCAGGTGTCTTCTACATGCTACTAGTTGCTATGGGTCTTAGTCTGCTTGTCTTTGCCTGGGAACATCTGCTTTATTGGAAAATCAGACACTGCGTCCACAAATCTGACCGTCTAGACTTCCTCTTGGCCATAAGCAGG GGAATTTACAGCTGCTTTAATGGTGTTGAAGACATGGGAAAATCTGGAAACTTACAGAATCTTGATATCACAGCAAACTATGCTCAGGCTAACATGCTTAAAATGCTTCAGACAGCCAAAGACATTGTATCTTCAGCAAAGGTGGAGAATTCTTTGGACAAGGCAACAAAAACCATTGAGAACTGGAGCCGAAAAGGTGGGAGTTTACCAGCACGCATTCCACAGGTGACCACCACTGAGACACTCCCAGGTCACCTCTCTTACGTTATTAATATTCCAGAAAACCACTCGTCCCTTGTGCAGCGCTCTTTAACACCGCAGTTTACACAGCATTATGATGAAAACTCCAGTCCACCACATGGATCTACTCAAAGATTGATTTCACAACCAaatccactacactacactatacctTCCAGATCAAGTGGCCTATATAATGGGCTACTTCCCATGTCTAGCATTAGCACTCCTCATTTAGCAACATATGATCTGCATTCTCAAACATCAGCCAAAACGGCCCCTCGTTTTATCTCACACAAAGATCTACAGGCACCAGACATTTTTGCTGAGCATCAGGAACCATACCACACCATTCTAGGCCACAGATATAAAAAGAGATCACAAAGTTGTCTGGAGGAGTCAGTGGATCTTAGAGGATTACACGATAACAAAAGCCACAATGCATGTTCCGCAGAAGCAAACCATTTGGCACATGATGTACATCCTTCGTCTATGGAAAGCCCTTATCGACCAGGAGACATTCCATGTAATTCATGCATTAGGACATATGCAGGTCCTGGGTTAGATGGCATGCCTTtaataggaaaaagaaaaatccatcgCAGACCCTCCTTCCTTAAAGCCACCTGGGGCCCAGGCAGGGTGCGGTTTCCAAATGAAAGGCCTTTTGACCCAGCCTCATGTCGAGTGGACATGCCAGATCTCTTTCCTTTTACAGAAGCATATGGAAGAGGGAGAAATAACAAATACCACCCTTTGCCTGTGGAACACATTTACCTTCACTCATACCGCCGCCATCAAAGAAAGGGTCAAAAGTTAAGGCACTCCCAGTCCACCTATCTGCCCTCTTACAGGGAAGCAGTACATCATGATGCCATAGGTATGAGGAGGGCCTCCAGCTTTGTACACAGACAATACTCCTACCCTGACATTCCAGCTTACCAGAGCCCACTGCCATATGGACCAGCTGAGCTGTGCAACATCTTCCCCTGCATAGGCCACCCAAGTGACACTGGGTATAGGGGGTATAGGGCTCCTGTACACCTTCAAGATGGCCATCTGCTCCCTGTTCCAGGCAGTAGGGTGCTTTACAGGGTCGGCTCCCCAGGTGTACCTATGACATGGAGAAGGATCTCTAGTCTGGAGTCGGAGGTTTGA